A window of Haliscomenobacter hydrossis DSM 1100 contains these coding sequences:
- a CDS encoding ATP-grasp domain-containing protein, whose protein sequence is MKAYIQTDKYGNYYNVNAYVANDGFQTLGWETEKYFSVDELTDNDPESLIVGGIGNVRKRLKQFGIKRPSNEIDYPKELEKYLGRKVWASTIEEIFYNDQNWNVFIKPKKETKKFAGTVVKQYKDFIGLVDKDNPTEIWCSEIVSFKTEWRCFIRYGEILDIRQYKGVWDSKLDLDVVKSAVEDFKNSPASYALDFGIDENNRMKLVEVNDGHSLGTYGISATNYAKFLSARWAELTKTKDYADF, encoded by the coding sequence ATGAAAGCGTATATTCAGACAGACAAATATGGGAACTATTACAATGTAAATGCTTATGTTGCCAATGACGGTTTTCAAACTTTAGGTTGGGAAACCGAAAAATATTTTTCAGTAGATGAACTTACAGACAACGACCCTGAAAGTTTGATAGTTGGAGGTATTGGCAATGTTCGAAAACGATTAAAACAATTTGGAATAAAGCGACCTTCAAATGAAATTGATTATCCAAAAGAATTAGAAAAGTATTTAGGTAGGAAAGTTTGGGCTTCGACAATCGAAGAGATATTTTATAACGACCAAAATTGGAATGTTTTCATAAAGCCAAAGAAAGAAACAAAAAAATTCGCTGGTACGGTTGTTAAACAATATAAAGACTTTATCGGACTTGTTGACAAGGATAATCCAACGGAAATTTGGTGTTCTGAAATAGTGAGTTTTAAGACTGAATGGAGATGTTTCATAAGATATGGCGAAATCTTAGACATTAGGCAATATAAAGGAGTTTGGGATTCTAAACTTGACTTAGACGTAGTTAAAAGTGCAGTAGAAGATTTTAAGAATTCGCCAGCTTCTTATGCCTTGGACTTTGGTATAGATGAAAACAATAGGATGAAATTAGTAGAAGTAAATGATGGACATTCTTTGGGAACTTATGGAATTAGTGCAACAAATTATGCTAAGTTTTTATCAGCAAGGTGGGCGGAATTGACAAAGACAAAAGACTATGCAGACTTTTAA
- a CDS encoding alpha/beta hydrolase-fold protein: protein MEKLLLTIAGIALLSISTYAQKIEKQAPQGFDQPRTGISMGKLDTIRYESKTVGATRKALVYTPPGYNKKTKYPVFYLLHGIGGDEKEWLNGGKPQVILDNLFAEGKIKPMIVVMPNGRAMKDDRAVGNIFDREKVEAFATFEKDLLNDLIPFIEKTYPALTDRENRAIAGLSMGGGQSLNFGLGNLDKFAWVGGFSSAPNTKRPEELVPNPAEAKKQLKLLWISCGDNDGLITFSKRTHDYLYKNDVPHIYYIEPGVHDFKVWKNGLYLFSQFLFKPVDVASLPQYTVLGTPAASNVRNAKYPQILPDNRVVFRMKAPEAQKVQIDLGKKYDMVKDTGGFWTLTTDTISRGFHYYSLLIDGVALVDPASETFYGMGRMASGIEIPYKGGDFYALKDVPHGDIRIKRYLSKATNSWREMYVYTPPGYDQSSAKYPVLYLLHGGGEDQRGWATQGRTDLILDNLIAESKAKPMIIVMLDGNMGGAGGLAGFNENVLRAFENELKLGAIPFVESNFRAETDAKNRALAGLSMGGLQTLYAGIKNTNLFAHLGVFSSGWFANNTTLSGPQYEFMKNNATTINTNLKHLWISMGGQADIAFNNCKVMMAKFDELGVKYQYSEYAGGHTWPVWRHDLFMFAQVLFK, encoded by the coding sequence ATGGAAAAACTATTATTGACAATCGCTGGCATCGCTCTTTTGAGCATCAGCACTTATGCCCAAAAGATTGAAAAACAGGCTCCCCAAGGCTTTGACCAGCCCCGCACGGGCATCAGCATGGGCAAACTGGATACCATCAGATATGAATCCAAAACTGTAGGTGCTACGCGCAAAGCCCTGGTGTACACCCCGCCGGGTTACAACAAAAAGACCAAATACCCGGTGTTCTACCTCTTGCACGGCATCGGCGGCGATGAAAAAGAGTGGCTGAACGGTGGCAAACCCCAGGTCATTTTAGACAACTTATTCGCCGAAGGCAAAATCAAACCCATGATTGTGGTGATGCCCAATGGTCGGGCCATGAAGGATGACCGCGCTGTCGGCAATATTTTTGACCGGGAGAAAGTGGAGGCCTTCGCTACCTTTGAAAAAGACTTGCTGAATGACCTCATCCCTTTTATTGAAAAAACCTACCCAGCCCTCACGGATCGCGAAAATCGCGCAATTGCCGGGCTCTCGATGGGTGGAGGTCAGTCGCTCAATTTTGGTTTGGGCAACCTGGATAAATTCGCCTGGGTGGGTGGCTTCTCTTCGGCACCCAATACCAAAAGGCCGGAAGAATTGGTGCCCAATCCTGCCGAGGCCAAAAAACAACTCAAGCTACTCTGGATTTCCTGTGGTGACAATGACGGGCTCATCACCTTCAGCAAACGCACCCACGACTACCTCTACAAAAATGATGTCCCGCACATTTATTACATCGAGCCCGGCGTACATGATTTTAAAGTGTGGAAAAATGGCTTGTACCTATTTTCGCAGTTTTTATTCAAACCTGTTGATGTCGCTTCCTTGCCACAGTATACCGTGCTCGGCACACCTGCGGCCAGCAATGTGCGCAATGCCAAGTACCCGCAGATCCTGCCCGACAACCGCGTTGTATTCCGCATGAAAGCGCCTGAAGCTCAAAAGGTGCAAATTGATTTGGGGAAAAAATACGACATGGTCAAAGACACGGGCGGATTCTGGACCCTGACCACCGATACCATCAGCCGGGGTTTTCACTACTACTCCTTGTTGATCGATGGTGTCGCGTTAGTTGATCCGGCCAGCGAAACTTTTTATGGCATGGGACGGATGGCGAGTGGCATAGAAATTCCGTACAAAGGCGGCGATTTTTATGCCTTAAAAGACGTACCCCACGGTGACATCCGCATCAAGCGTTACCTCTCCAAAGCGACCAATAGTTGGCGGGAAATGTACGTTTACACCCCGCCGGGCTACGACCAGTCCAGTGCAAAATATCCAGTGCTCTACCTCTTGCACGGCGGTGGCGAAGACCAAAGGGGCTGGGCTACCCAGGGGCGCACCGACCTCATCCTGGACAACTTGATTGCCGAAAGCAAAGCCAAACCCATGATCATCGTCATGCTCGATGGCAATATGGGCGGCGCTGGCGGCCTCGCTGGGTTCAACGAAAATGTGTTGCGGGCTTTTGAAAATGAACTGAAACTCGGAGCAATTCCTTTTGTGGAAAGCAATTTCCGCGCCGAAACGGACGCCAAAAACCGGGCCCTGGCTGGTTTGTCCATGGGTGGCTTGCAAACTTTGTATGCGGGCATTAAAAACACCAACCTCTTCGCACACCTGGGGGTATTCAGCTCAGGCTGGTTTGCCAACAATACCACCCTTTCCGGTCCACAATACGAGTTCATGAAAAACAACGCGACGACCATCAATACCAACCTCAAACACTTGTGGATTTCGATGGGTGGCCAGGCCGACATTGCCTTCAACAATTGTAAAGTTATGATGGCCAAGTTTGATGAGTTGGGGGTGAAGTACCAGTACAGCGAATATGCGGGGGGACATACGTGGCCGGTGTGGCGGCATGATTTGTTTATGTTTGCGCAGGTGTTGTTTAAATAG
- a CDS encoding alpha/beta hydrolase, with protein sequence MKRILHILFLLLLTGFAAMAQRPPAISSPEVHPDHSITFRYFSRKAQKVSVSGEFLTAPVAMTKDTSGIWSVTVPPVKPDIYPYSFWVDTVQIADPNNTYIFANERFKRSIVDIPGDKPLVHSLQNVPHGKISYRYYKSTTLGTTRPLLVYTPPGYDPTGKTKYPVLYLIHGGSDTEETWTKVGRANFIADNLIAQGKAKPMIIVMPYGNVRPSPMPDFTKDIVNDIIPYVEANYLVQADSKSRAVAGFSVGGGQTLNIGLTNTDKFAYVCSYAPFTATDEFKKNFSDWSPNADQMNKQLKLFTISIATEDFLYESVKQNIAMFKDKKLNLETLVVPGGHTWMNCKLYLTNTLQQLFK encoded by the coding sequence ATGAAACGAATACTTCATATACTCTTCTTACTCCTGCTGACCGGATTTGCCGCCATGGCGCAAAGGCCGCCAGCCATCAGTTCACCGGAAGTGCATCCCGACCACAGCATTACCTTCCGGTATTTTTCACGCAAAGCTCAAAAAGTGAGCGTGAGTGGCGAATTTTTGACGGCCCCGGTGGCCATGACCAAAGATACCTCCGGTATTTGGAGCGTCACGGTGCCACCGGTCAAGCCGGACATTTACCCCTACAGTTTTTGGGTAGATACGGTACAAATTGCCGACCCAAACAATACCTACATTTTTGCCAATGAAAGATTCAAACGCAGCATTGTAGATATCCCTGGCGACAAGCCACTGGTGCATTCCTTACAAAATGTGCCGCATGGCAAAATCAGCTACCGCTACTACAAATCGACTACTCTAGGCACTACTCGCCCATTGCTGGTGTATACGCCTCCGGGTTACGACCCCACGGGTAAGACCAAATATCCGGTCCTTTATTTGATCCACGGTGGGTCGGATACCGAAGAAACCTGGACAAAAGTAGGACGAGCCAACTTCATCGCCGACAACCTGATTGCCCAAGGGAAGGCCAAACCCATGATCATCGTGATGCCCTATGGGAATGTACGCCCAAGCCCGATGCCCGATTTCACCAAGGACATCGTCAACGACATCATTCCATATGTAGAAGCCAACTACCTGGTGCAGGCGGATAGCAAAAGTCGCGCTGTGGCCGGTTTTTCAGTCGGCGGTGGTCAAACCCTGAACATCGGATTGACGAACACCGACAAGTTCGCCTATGTGTGTTCATACGCCCCTTTTACGGCTACGGATGAATTCAAAAAGAACTTCAGCGACTGGTCGCCGAATGCAGACCAAATGAACAAGCAGTTGAAGCTATTTACGATCAGCATCGCCACCGAGGATTTTTTGTACGAAAGTGTGAAGCAAAACATTGCGATGTTTAAGGACAAAAAGCTGAACCTCGAAACTCTGGTGGTGCCCGGTGGCCATACCTGGATGAATTGTAAACTTTACCTGACGAATACTTTGCAGCAGCTTTTTAAATAA
- a CDS encoding ThuA domain-containing protein, whose translation MNTKSILTACACIVFALGFAPDSFAQKGKHIAVLIIDGFSNHDWKQTTAVTTWILEQSGRFKVTVSTIPGDSLQRAAWTPEFGNYAVVIQNTNNIQNPRLRWPAHAERELEHYVKKGGGLYVLHSGNNAFSHWQEYDRMIGMGWRPKTSGYALEIDAGKNILRIPPGEGQGTGHGDRFNAQIQILTRHPINKGYPEQWQTANTEVYHFPRGPAEELTVLSYAYDSTSTKRMWPVEWVVKYGKGRVYNSSMGHLWRGETYPPAYRCVGFQTTVIRAAEWLAKGKVTYPVPVDFPTKEKLSLRPEADFIHSTKQ comes from the coding sequence ATGAACACCAAATCGATCCTTACAGCTTGTGCATGTATCGTTTTTGCACTTGGGTTTGCACCTGATTCCTTCGCTCAAAAAGGGAAACACATCGCAGTATTGATCATTGACGGGTTCAGCAACCACGATTGGAAACAAACGACCGCAGTGACCACGTGGATACTGGAACAAAGTGGGCGGTTTAAAGTAACGGTCAGCACCATCCCCGGCGATAGTTTACAACGGGCCGCCTGGACACCTGAATTTGGCAACTATGCAGTGGTCATCCAAAACACCAACAACATCCAAAACCCGCGATTGCGCTGGCCAGCCCACGCCGAACGGGAATTGGAACATTATGTCAAAAAAGGCGGTGGATTGTACGTGCTTCATTCGGGCAACAATGCTTTTTCCCATTGGCAGGAATACGATAGGATGATCGGCATGGGTTGGCGTCCCAAAACCAGCGGCTATGCGCTGGAAATAGACGCTGGCAAAAACATCCTGCGGATTCCACCCGGCGAGGGCCAGGGTACTGGCCACGGTGACCGTTTCAACGCACAAATCCAAATCCTTACTCGGCATCCCATCAACAAGGGCTATCCCGAACAATGGCAAACCGCCAATACGGAGGTTTATCACTTCCCACGTGGCCCTGCTGAAGAACTTACGGTTTTGTCTTACGCATACGACAGCACCAGCACCAAACGGATGTGGCCCGTAGAGTGGGTGGTCAAATACGGCAAAGGTCGGGTGTACAATTCAAGCATGGGGCACCTTTGGCGGGGCGAAACCTACCCTCCAGCTTACCGCTGTGTGGGTTTTCAAACGACCGTAATCAGAGCCGCTGAATGGCTGGCCAAGGGAAAAGTAACGTATCCTGTACCCGTCGATTTTCCTACCAAAGAAAAACTGAGTCTCCGACCTGAAGCGGATTTTATCCACTCCACCAAACAATAA
- a CDS encoding glycoside hydrolase 43 family protein, with product MKSYIFILLLLASQCVLAQTKPAQNPVIFADVPDMAMLRVGDTYYMSSTTMHMSPGLPIMKSKDLINWQMVGYAYDTLTTVDAMTLNNGKSTYGRGSWASSIRYHQGTYYVTTFAQTSGRTHIYTTKDIEKGPWKASSFQPSYHDHTLFFDDDGRVYMIYGAGKLKMIELNADLSGVKPGTTEQVLIENASLPSGTGPGLPAEGSQLFKVNGKYYLFNISWPRGGMRTVLIHRADKITGPYEGKVALQDLGVAQGGLIDTPDGQWYAYLFRDFGAVGRIPYLVPVKWEDGWPVLGVDGKVPETLNLPASTGLIPELVNSDEFSRKKGAPTLPLVWQWNHNPDNSLWSLKARKGYLRLQTGRIDTSFFLARNTLTQRTIGPECTGTTALDVSKLKEGDFAGLCLLQKNYGLLGVKVSNGQKKIVMINAGSGKPVEVPSIALSGKKVYFKAECNFRDKKDVANFFYSLDGKTWQPIGEQLKMSYTLPHFMGYRFGLFNYATQQVGGYADFDYFRIEDQIMK from the coding sequence ATGAAGTCCTATATTTTCATCCTTCTTCTGCTGGCCTCCCAGTGTGTACTGGCGCAGACCAAACCCGCCCAAAACCCCGTCATCTTTGCCGATGTACCCGACATGGCCATGCTGCGCGTAGGCGACACCTACTACATGAGCAGCACCACCATGCACATGAGTCCTGGCCTGCCGATCATGAAATCCAAAGACCTGATCAACTGGCAAATGGTCGGCTACGCCTACGATACCTTGACCACCGTGGATGCCATGACCCTCAACAATGGCAAAAGCACCTACGGCAGAGGCTCCTGGGCGAGCAGCATTCGCTACCATCAGGGGACTTATTATGTGACCACTTTTGCTCAAACCTCGGGTAGAACCCACATTTATACCACCAAAGACATCGAAAAAGGCCCATGGAAAGCCAGCTCCTTCCAGCCTTCGTACCACGACCACACCTTATTTTTTGACGACGATGGCCGGGTGTACATGATTTACGGTGCGGGAAAATTGAAAATGATTGAACTCAACGCCGACTTGTCGGGGGTAAAACCCGGTACCACAGAACAGGTTTTGATTGAAAATGCCAGTTTGCCCTCCGGCACTGGCCCTGGTTTGCCCGCCGAAGGCTCCCAACTCTTCAAAGTCAATGGCAAATACTACCTCTTCAACATCAGCTGGCCACGTGGTGGCATGCGCACGGTGCTGATTCACCGCGCGGATAAAATCACCGGGCCTTACGAGGGCAAGGTGGCGCTGCAAGATTTGGGCGTAGCGCAAGGTGGCTTGATCGATACGCCGGATGGGCAGTGGTACGCTTACCTCTTCCGCGATTTTGGGGCAGTGGGGCGCATTCCCTATCTGGTTCCGGTCAAATGGGAAGACGGCTGGCCAGTATTGGGCGTAGATGGCAAAGTACCAGAAACCTTGAACCTTCCGGCCAGCACCGGGCTGATTCCGGAGCTGGTGAATTCGGATGAATTCAGCCGCAAAAAAGGCGCCCCTACCCTACCCTTGGTCTGGCAATGGAACCACAACCCGGACAACTCACTTTGGTCGCTTAAAGCCAGAAAAGGTTACCTGCGCCTGCAAACCGGGCGCATTGACACTTCATTTTTCCTGGCCAGAAACACCCTGACCCAACGCACCATCGGCCCGGAATGTACGGGCACGACAGCACTGGATGTCTCTAAATTGAAGGAAGGTGATTTTGCAGGTTTGTGCCTTTTGCAAAAAAACTATGGCTTGCTGGGCGTAAAAGTTAGTAATGGCCAAAAGAAAATTGTGATGATCAACGCTGGATCAGGCAAACCGGTAGAAGTGCCAAGTATAGCCTTGAGCGGGAAGAAGGTCTACTTCAAGGCCGAGTGCAATTTCAGGGACAAAAAGGATGTAGCCAATTTCTTCTACAGCCTGGATGGCAAAACCTGGCAGCCAATTGGGGAGCAATTGAAGATGTCGTACACTTTGCCACATTTTATGGGGTACCGCTTTGGTTTGTTCAACTACGCGACGCAGCAGGTTGGCGGGTATGCTGATTTTGATTATTTCCGTATCGAGGATCAGATTATGAAATAG
- a CDS encoding esterase, protein MKIKIQVLVTALLLCSGMAMSQPPRGPLVISPQVQADKTVTFRYLAPLAKEVKLSAQFEKVPLAMSKDAQGVWSVTVGPIKPDIYPYSFQVDGVTVMDPANVAFFPNERFKASLVDVPGDSPLIHAMRDVPHGATSYEYYPSLEGTTGSVVVYTPPGYDQNPTKKYPVFYLISGTTDTEETYFKVGRTNLILDNLIAEGKAKAMIIVMPYGNIAARVAEQKGGSKPADPMVRDGDDAVKRAKDFETDLLTKVIPYVEKNYRTLNNRENRAIGGFSRGGGQTLRAAFGNMDKFAWVCSYSSYLSPTEMDRNFSQIGTKADLTNKQLKLLWVGVGDEDFLYKGTLEFIDYLKAKNIQYKSRITGGGHTWMNAKQYLAETAQLLFQ, encoded by the coding sequence ATGAAAATCAAAATTCAGGTTCTCGTCACTGCCCTGCTCCTCTGCTCAGGGATGGCGATGAGCCAACCGCCCCGGGGCCCATTGGTGATTTCACCACAGGTGCAAGCCGACAAAACCGTTACATTCCGGTACCTGGCACCACTGGCCAAGGAGGTAAAACTGAGTGCTCAATTTGAAAAGGTACCCCTGGCCATGAGCAAAGACGCTCAAGGCGTTTGGAGTGTAACCGTAGGCCCGATCAAACCCGACATCTACCCCTACAGTTTTCAGGTGGATGGCGTTACCGTGATGGATCCAGCCAATGTAGCCTTTTTCCCCAATGAACGTTTTAAAGCCAGCCTGGTGGATGTTCCAGGGGATAGCCCTTTGATCCACGCCATGAGAGATGTGCCACATGGTGCCACCTCTTACGAGTACTATCCTTCCCTGGAGGGCACGACTGGTTCTGTGGTGGTGTACACCCCGCCGGGTTATGACCAAAATCCCACGAAAAAATACCCGGTTTTTTACCTGATCAGCGGCACGACTGATACCGAAGAGACCTATTTTAAAGTGGGGCGCACCAATTTAATCCTGGACAACCTCATTGCCGAAGGCAAGGCCAAAGCCATGATCATCGTCATGCCCTATGGCAATATCGCCGCTCGGGTGGCTGAACAAAAGGGGGGCTCGAAACCCGCGGATCCAATGGTCCGGGACGGTGATGACGCGGTAAAACGGGCAAAAGACTTTGAAACCGATTTGTTGACCAAAGTTATTCCCTACGTGGAAAAAAACTACCGAACCCTCAACAATCGGGAAAATCGGGCCATCGGGGGTTTTTCTCGTGGCGGTGGGCAAACCCTGCGGGCTGCTTTTGGCAATATGGACAAGTTTGCCTGGGTGTGTAGCTACAGTTCTTACCTGTCCCCTACCGAAATGGATCGCAATTTCAGTCAGATCGGTACCAAGGCCGACCTCACCAATAAACAACTGAAATTGCTCTGGGTAGGGGTAGGCGATGAAGATTTCCTCTACAAAGGTACCCTTGAGTTCATCGACTACCTGAAGGCCAAAAACATCCAGTATAAAAGCCGGATCACTGGCGGGGGCCATACCTGGATGAATGCCAAGCAATACCTCGCTGAAACCGCCCAGTTGCTCTTCCAATGA
- a CDS encoding helix-turn-helix domain-containing protein, translated as MNFGLSKKPADYLQEIAKRHKVLRKQAGFSQSELAKRSGVSLGSLKRFETIGQISLESLLLLADVLNRLDDFDAVLKPIENLETIEKLFSDKTRG; from the coding sequence ATGAATTTCGGATTAAGCAAAAAACCGGCTGATTATTTGCAGGAAATTGCCAAGCGGCACAAGGTGTTGAGAAAACAGGCGGGGTTCTCTCAAAGTGAATTGGCCAAACGTTCTGGGGTTTCATTGGGTAGCCTCAAACGCTTTGAAACTATAGGGCAGATTTCCTTGGAATCGCTGCTGCTCTTAGCTGATGTGCTGAATCGCCTCGACGATTTTGATGCGGTATTGAAACCCATTGAAAATTTGGAGACTATTGAGAAATTATTCAGCGATAAAACACGTGGTTAA
- a CDS encoding beta-L-arabinofuranosidase domain-containing protein, with protein MRVALLIVSICSLLGICGTNAQDRLYSNSFSLAEVSLLDGPFKHARDLNIQTLLQYDIDRLLNPYRKEAGLPEKAASYPNWDGLDGHVGGHYLSAMAMNAATGNAECRKRLAYMLSELKACQEAHALKHPAWGIGYLGGVPKSAEIWSTFKNGDFKALRAAWVPWYNVHKLYSGLRDAWLYTGDETAKTLFLDFCDWGIAITANLSEAQMQSMLDIEHGGMNEIFADAYQMTGDEKYLKAAKGFSHQALLDPMSMGKDNLDNKHANTQVPKAVGFQRIAELSKEDKYAKAGRFFWETVTSKRSLALGGNSRREFFPSIAAGRDFVHDVEGPESCNSYNMLKLTEELFRANPSGHYIDYYERTLYNHILSTQHPEHGGYVYFTPARPRHYRVYSAPNQGMWCCVGSGMENHGKYNQLIYTQQKDSLFLNLFIASALNWRAKGIVLKQQTNFPEEEQTKLTITEGRARFTLMIRYPSWVQAGALQIRVNNKRVTYTTSPSAYVAIKRLWKKGDVVQIVLPMRNTLEHLTNAPEYVALLHGPILLGAKTGTEGLKGLIADDSRWGHIASGERLPIDQAPIIIEDDLDKIGNKLVPIKGKPLSFTAPNLKMVNSSNLVLEPFYRIHDARYMMYWMALTGTKYQSYLDSIAALEKEKLALQQRTLDFVAPGEQQPEVDHALQSEQSRKGSFMDEFWRDASNGGYFSYQMTTNGETNLSLRVRYWGAEWGNRKFDIYIDEEKLISENNTGRWHQSQFQDIDYAIPASMLQGKTRIRVKFQAQAQNTAGAVYYLRLLRKS; from the coding sequence ATGAGAGTAGCGTTGCTCATCGTCAGTATTTGTAGCCTCCTGGGCATTTGTGGTACAAATGCCCAGGATCGACTTTATTCCAACTCCTTTTCGCTTGCTGAGGTAAGTTTACTCGACGGTCCCTTCAAACACGCCCGGGATCTGAACATTCAAACCCTGCTGCAATACGATATAGATCGTTTGTTGAATCCCTACCGCAAGGAAGCCGGGCTGCCCGAAAAAGCGGCAAGTTATCCCAATTGGGATGGCCTGGATGGGCACGTTGGTGGGCATTACCTATCGGCCATGGCCATGAACGCTGCGACCGGGAATGCCGAGTGCAGAAAGCGCTTGGCGTACATGCTCAGCGAGCTCAAAGCCTGTCAGGAGGCCCATGCCCTCAAACATCCGGCCTGGGGAATTGGGTATCTCGGTGGGGTTCCCAAAAGTGCGGAAATCTGGTCGACCTTCAAAAACGGCGATTTTAAAGCCTTACGTGCGGCTTGGGTACCTTGGTACAATGTGCACAAGTTGTATTCCGGTTTGCGCGACGCCTGGTTGTATACCGGTGATGAGACAGCCAAAACCCTGTTTTTAGACTTTTGCGACTGGGGAATTGCCATTACCGCCAATTTGAGTGAGGCGCAGATGCAATCCATGTTGGACATTGAGCATGGAGGTATGAACGAGATTTTTGCCGATGCCTACCAAATGACCGGGGATGAAAAATACCTAAAGGCTGCAAAAGGCTTTTCCCACCAAGCCTTGCTCGATCCGATGTCGATGGGCAAAGACAATCTGGACAACAAACACGCCAACACCCAGGTGCCGAAAGCGGTGGGTTTCCAGCGCATCGCGGAACTGAGCAAGGAAGACAAATACGCCAAGGCAGGCCGTTTTTTTTGGGAAACCGTTACCAGCAAGCGTAGCCTGGCCCTGGGCGGTAACAGTCGTCGGGAGTTTTTCCCTAGTATAGCGGCTGGCCGAGACTTTGTCCACGATGTGGAAGGGCCAGAGTCTTGCAACTCCTACAACATGCTCAAGCTGACCGAGGAGTTGTTCCGGGCCAATCCATCCGGCCACTACATCGATTATTACGAAAGAACCTTGTACAACCACATCCTTTCTACCCAACACCCCGAACATGGCGGTTATGTCTATTTCACCCCGGCTCGCCCGCGCCATTACCGCGTTTACTCCGCGCCCAATCAAGGCATGTGGTGTTGTGTGGGCAGTGGCATGGAAAACCACGGAAAATACAATCAGCTGATTTACACGCAGCAAAAAGATTCCTTGTTCCTGAATTTATTCATTGCTTCAGCCCTGAATTGGCGGGCAAAAGGAATTGTGCTCAAACAGCAGACCAATTTTCCGGAGGAAGAACAAACGAAATTGACCATCACGGAAGGCCGTGCCCGATTTACCTTGATGATCCGCTATCCCTCCTGGGTGCAGGCTGGGGCCTTACAAATCAGGGTGAACAACAAACGTGTGACCTACACCACTTCGCCTTCGGCTTATGTGGCGATTAAACGATTGTGGAAAAAAGGGGATGTAGTACAAATTGTGCTGCCCATGCGCAATACTCTTGAGCACTTGACAAATGCTCCTGAATATGTTGCCTTGCTGCACGGTCCCATTCTACTGGGTGCAAAAACCGGAACCGAAGGGCTAAAAGGTTTGATTGCCGACGATAGCCGTTGGGGGCATATTGCCAGCGGAGAAAGGCTGCCCATCGACCAAGCGCCCATCATTATTGAAGATGATTTGGATAAAATCGGCAATAAACTGGTGCCCATCAAAGGCAAGCCACTGAGCTTTACTGCGCCAAACTTAAAAATGGTCAATTCCAGCAATTTGGTACTGGAACCATTTTACCGCATCCACGATGCCCGCTACATGATGTACTGGATGGCCTTGACGGGTACAAAGTACCAATCCTACCTCGATTCGATCGCTGCGCTCGAAAAAGAAAAATTGGCCTTGCAACAACGTACCCTTGATTTTGTCGCCCCCGGTGAACAACAACCGGAGGTAGATCACGCCCTACAAAGTGAGCAATCACGCAAGGGTTCCTTTATGGATGAATTTTGGCGCGACGCCAGCAACGGCGGGTATTTCAGCTATCAAATGACCACCAATGGCGAAACCAACTTGAGCCTGCGGGTACGTTACTGGGGTGCCGAATGGGGCAACCGGAAATTTGACATCTACATCGATGAGGAAAAGTTGATCAGCGAAAACAATACAGGAAGGTGGCATCAGTCGCAATTCCAGGACATTGACTACGCGATTCCAGCTTCGATGCTGCAAGGGAAAACCCGGATCAGGGTAAAATTTCAGGCACAAGCACAAAATACGGCGGGAGCGGTTTATTACCTCCGCTTGCTGCGGAAAAGCTAA